The Dunckerocampus dactyliophorus isolate RoL2022-P2 chromosome 13, RoL_Ddac_1.1, whole genome shotgun sequence genome window below encodes:
- the rab11fip5a gene encoding uncharacterized protein rab11fip5a isoform X3, giving the protein MWYRLNSKTGKKEKERGDIQVSLQFTRNNLTASMYDLVMKDKSSSTFSKLKERMRGKRRSSDEDSSSAVLPGGYGSVYRMRQRLPSDGGGEEDYEDDEGGEVRRSKMRTFFLRGKLRKSSDTRSSTSLGSESSESSRGGSLSPTAGISVVVSDLSNSPSNSSNLTADSPEHTADTSPKLSPLRCDFSDDFNEITITVPQITVGVNGTHNIQPQDHGTGDPEGSLSLGHLQKTLPLSVSLQNLRPRASTDLLHGTVGDGRRWSFDKAGEEETAAIAAALEKNCPVLGGEEEAERRNSLPNGRSKTAEGRTRGEPEHSTAAEGKHKEWFGSKELHCKPSLVVSTILDPNNDPPIPTLPTKHHLPSPPSVPPFLLSPLQHSNPFCRSQPAVTTMSPGNPFLSFVQHNPFYEDMVKPPLNASLPPLPFLSSSRPPIAQLFPESGSLNPAQACDSPSSEDFSTCFANVSSPVSVSTGEALSKKAPNPFTPAEDQEPDPEWDESFEVFTSFRLQIPKDQTTADQTCQSFASAFPEEHSIKEGTNANGNDALNPKASGVLVHCLDPIPEDASFEYHNEIFSTYVISPTSYPHPESHQANSITNTNILTDTYPAANHTSGLPGPGSSGIGSSVDDDFLSCLSSYSASDMFSTYSSDDTEPQKCESSLLCLEILSESVLTSKDCRSADDLSTGAAQQIVIQNQQGAVEADWLDPRRSAVLTLGLEGADIQTPANDVLQPKPNISPHSNQETPEQCKGVSSGSMEEFSHPSDEARSSLPCFSILTSSPDAGKSLPLEDVGGQDGRRQCLGHFRLFGELLTVNSQTCDQSTSSVLQSLYKSADSQCYQSRSQQSSERSGVLELTEKLHSENSTFCEEPGEVPSPEGSTNGPKNQTDWFTESLVMEDRKTTCEPGFTTHGDKRMQVLPGTLTEFKVKPSKGDRCAVLDDMFVKNPLPPLPTLHRSQSEGTLATALDELLPLSFWSESFALQKLSSSQCDPDLPSLLTSSAAPLTPQSSCFPSFLSTLSDAAAPPSVLDSPARAKPKPLEAQDCHQPAAHQKNSPHLVKPLSTGTLAEGRSVLEKLKSTIHPGRSSQPSEQEAERKKPLTEGAGSYYHLTHSQLIGLLVQREAELERKKAEFQQQKALLAKREVELRRLKPQVRDLEDYIDTLLVRIMEQKPTLLQVRSKLK; this is encoded by the exons AT gTGGTACCGGCTGAATTCCAAGACggggaagaaggaaaaagaacGAGGTGACATCCAAGTCAGCCTCCAGTTCACGCGCAACAACCTTACGGCCAGCATGTACGACCTGGTCATGAAGGACAAGAGCTCCTCCACTTTCAGCAAGCTGAAGGAGCGCATGAGGGGCAAGAGGAGGTCCAGCGACGAAGACTCCTCCTCTGCTGTCCTGCCAGGCGGCTACGGCTCGGTGTATCGCATGCGCCAGCGACTGCCCAGCGATGGCGGCGGGGAGGAGGACTACGAGGATGACGAGGGCGGCGAGGTGCGGCGGAGCAAAATGAGGACGTTCTTCCTGAGGGGGAAGCTTAGGAAGTCGTCTGACACACGCTCCAGCACGTCGCTGGGATCGGAGAGCAGCGAGTCATCGCGAGGGGGCAGCCTCAGCCCCACAGCGGGCATCAGTGTGGTGGTCTCTGACCTCTCCAACTCGCCTAGCAACAGCAGCAACCTGACCGCTGACAGCCCAG AGCACACAGCTGACACATCTCCCAAGTTGTCTCCCCTCCGGTGTGACTTTAGCGATGACTTCAATGAAATCACCATAACAGTGCCTCAGATCACTGTGGGCGTCAACGGAACGCACAACATCCAGCCCCAGGACCATGGCACGGGAGATCCAGAAGGTTCCCTCAGCCTGGGACATCTGCAGAAGACTTTGCCTCTCTCCGTGTCATTACAGAACCTCCGCCCAAGGGCCTCCACAGACCTTCTGCACGGCACGGTTGGAGACGGACGCCGCTGGTCTTTTGATAAGGCCGGTGAGGAGGAGACAGCGGCCATAGCGGCAGCCCTGGAGAAAAACTGCCCTGTGCTGGGAGGGGAAGAAGAGGCGGAAAGGAGGAACTCCCTTCCCAACGGAAGGAGCAAGACCGCGGAGGGTCGGACCAGGGGCGAGCCTGAACACAGCACAGCCGCTGAAGGAAAACACAAAGAGTGGTTTGGATCCAAGGAGTTACACTGCAAGCCAAG CCTGGTGGTGTCCACAATACTAGACCCCAACAATGACCCACCCATTCCAACCCTCCCAACTAAACACCACCTCCCGTCTCCCCCTTCAGTTCCTCCCTTTCTTCTTTCCCCCCTGCAACACTCTAACCCCTTCTGTCGCTCACAGCCGGCGGTGACCACCATGTCACCCGGCAAcccttttctctcttttgtccAGCACAATCCTTTCTATGAAGACATGGTAAAGCCACCCCTCAATGCTTCGCTACCTCCTCTGCCCTTCCTTTCCAGTTCCCGGCCGCCCATTGCGCAACTCTTTCCCGAGTCGGGTAGCCTTAACCCAGCCCAGGCCTGTGACAGTCCAAGTTCCGAGGACTTTAGCACTTGCTTCGCCAATGTTTCATCTCCTGTTTCTGTTTCCACGGGAGAGGCTTTGAGCAAAAAGGCTCCGAACCCTTTTACACCTGCTGAGGATCAGGAACCTGACCCAGAGTGGGACGAATCCTTTGAAGTGTTTACATCCTTTAGGCTGCAAATTCCCAAAGACCAGACCACAGCTGACCAAACATGTCAGAGCTTTGCCAGTGCTTTTCCTGAGGAGCACAGCATTAAGGAAGGGACAAATGCCAATGGGAACGACGCACTGAATCCTAAAGCTTCAGGTGTCCTTGTGCATTGTTTGGACCCGATCCCTGAGGATGCAAGCTTTGAGTACCACAACGAAATCTTCAGCACATATGTAATCTCTCCAACATCGTACCCTCACCCTGAATCACATCAAGCTAACAGcatcacaaatacaaatatcttAACAGACACTTATCCCGCAGCCAATCACACTTCCGGTTTACCTGGTCCCGGTTCTTCGGGTATAGGCAGTTCTGTTGATGATGACTTCCTCTCCTGCCTTTCTTCATATTCAGCGTCAGACATGTTCTCAACTTATTCGTCAGATGATACCGAGCCGCAGAAGTGTGAAAGCAGCCTTCTTTGCTTGGAGATCTTGTCTGAATCAGTTCTAACTTCAAAGGATTGTAGATCTGCAGATGATCTTTCAACTGGTGCAGCCCAGCAAATTGTGATTCAGAACCAACAGGGGGCTGTAGAGGCCGACTGGTTAGATCCAAGGAGGTCAGCAGTTCTTACACTTGGATTAGAAGGTGCAGATATACAAACGCCAGCAAACGACGTCCTGCAACCAAAGCCCAACATTTCTCCACACTCTAACCAGGAGACTCCAGAGCAATGCAAAGGGGTTTCCAGTGGATCCATGGAGGAGTTTTCACATCCCAGTGATGAAGCGCGCTCCTCTCTGCCATGTTTCTCCATCCTCACCTCTTCCCCGGACGCTGGGAAGTCTTTGCCCCTTGAGGATGTGGGAGGACAGGATGGTCGTCGACAGTGTCTTGGACATTTTAGGCTTTTTGGGGAACTCCTCACTGTCAACTCGCAGACGTGTGACCAGAGTACCAGCAGCGTTCTCCAAAGCCTCTACAAGAGCGCTGACTCGCAGTGCTACCAAAGCCGGTCTCAACAATCCTCAGAGCGTTCTGGAGTATTAGAACTGACTGAGAAGCTACACTCTGAGAACTCCACCTTCTGTGAAGAGCCTGGAGAGGTTCCGAGCCCAGAGGGTTCTACCAATGGACCAAAGAACCAAACTGACTGGTTTACAGAGTCTCTTGTGATGGAGGACAGAAAAACTACTTGTGAGCCAGGTTTCACTACACATGGTGATAAGAGAATGCAAGTTCTTCCTGGGACTCTAACAGAATTTAAGGTAAAACCCAGCAAGGGGGATCGCTGCGCCGTTCTAGATGACATGTTTGTGAAAAACCCGTTGCCACCACTTCCCACGTTGCACCGCTCCCAGTCTGAGGGAACACTCGCAACTGCATTGGATGAGCTCCTCCCACTATCTTTCTGGAGTGAGTCTTTTGCGCTGCAGAAGTTATCCTCTTCCCAGTGTGATCCTGATCTCCCTTCCCTCTTGACGTCCTCTGCTGCTCCTCTAACTCCTCAAAGTAGCTGCTTCCCATCTTTCCTGTCTACTCTTTCTGACGCTGCTGCGCCACCCAGCGTGCTCGACTCGCCTGCCCGTGCTAAGCCAAAACCCCTGGAGGCGCAGGACTGTCACCAGCCCGCCGCTCATCAGAAGAACAG CCCCCACCTGGTGAAGCCCTTGAGCACCGGCACGCTGGCAGAAGGCCGCTCAGTCCTGGAGAAGCTCAAGTCCACCATCCACCCCGGGAGGAGCAGCCAGCCCAGCGAGCAGGAGGCGGAGAGGAAGAAG CCTCTAACAGAGGGTGCCGGTTCCTACTACCACCTGACCCACAGCCAGCTGATCGGGCTGCTGGTGCAGCGGGAGGCGGAGCTTGAGAGGAAGAAGGCGGAGTTTCAGCAGCAGAAGGCTCTGCTCGCCAAGCGGGAGGTGGAGCTGAGGAGGCTGAAGCCGCAGGTTCGAGATCTGGAGGACTACATTGACACACTGCTGGTGCGCATCATGGAGCAGAAGCCCACCCTCCTGCAAGTGCGCTCCAAGTTGAAATGA
- the rab11fip5a gene encoding uncharacterized protein rab11fip5a isoform X4, which produces MYDLVMKDKSSSTFSKLKERMRGKRRSSDEDSSSAVLPGGYGSVYRMRQRLPSDGGGEEDYEDDEGGEVRRSKMRTFFLRGKLRKSSDTRSSTSLGSESSESSRGGSLSPTAGISVVVSDLSNSPSNSSNLTADSPEHTADTSPKLSPLRCDFSDDFNEITITVPQITVGVNGTHNIQPQDHGTGDPEGSLSLGHLQKTLPLSVSLQNLRPRASTDLLHGTVGDGRRWSFDKAGEEETAAIAAALEKNCPVLGGEEEAERRNSLPNGRSKTAEGRTRGEPEHSTAAEGKHKEWFGSKELHCKPSLVVSTILDPNNDPPIPTLPTKHHLPSPPSVPPFLLSPLQHSNPFCRSQPAVTTMSPGNPFLSFVQHNPFYEDMVKPPLNASLPPLPFLSSSRPPIAQLFPESGSLNPAQACDSPSSEDFSTCFANVSSPVSVSTGEALSKKAPNPFTPAEDQEPDPEWDESFEVFTSFRLQIPKDQTTADQTCQSFASAFPEEHSIKEGTNANGNDALNPKASGVLVHCLDPIPEDASFEYHNEIFSTYVISPTSYPHPESHQANSITNTNILTDTYPAANHTSGLPGPGSSGIGSSVDDDFLSCLSSYSASDMFSTYSSDDTEPQKCESSLLCLEILSESVLTSKDCRSADDLSTGAAQQIVIQNQQGAVEADWLDPRRSAVLTLGLEGADIQTPANDVLQPKPNISPHSNQETPEQCKGVSSGSMEEFSHPSDEARSSLPCFSILTSSPDAGKSLPLEDVGGQDGRRQCLGHFRLFGELLTVNSQTCDQSTSSVLQSLYKSADSQCYQSRSQQSSERSGVLELTEKLHSENSTFCEEPGEVPSPEGSTNGPKNQTDWFTESLVMEDRKTTCEPGFTTHGDKRMQVLPGTLTEFKVKPSKGDRCAVLDDMFVKNPLPPLPTLHRSQSEGTLATALDELLPLSFWSESFALQKLSSSQCDPDLPSLLTSSAAPLTPQSSCFPSFLSTLSDAAAPPSVLDSPARAKPKPLEAQDCHQPAAHQKNSPHLVKPLSTGTLAEGRSVLEKLKSTIHPGRSSQPSEQEAERKKPLTEGAGSYYHLTHSQLIGLLVQREAELERKKAEFQQQKALLAKREVELRRLKPQVRDLEDYIDTLLVRIMEQKPTLLQVRSKLK; this is translated from the exons ATGTACGACCTGGTCATGAAGGACAAGAGCTCCTCCACTTTCAGCAAGCTGAAGGAGCGCATGAGGGGCAAGAGGAGGTCCAGCGACGAAGACTCCTCCTCTGCTGTCCTGCCAGGCGGCTACGGCTCGGTGTATCGCATGCGCCAGCGACTGCCCAGCGATGGCGGCGGGGAGGAGGACTACGAGGATGACGAGGGCGGCGAGGTGCGGCGGAGCAAAATGAGGACGTTCTTCCTGAGGGGGAAGCTTAGGAAGTCGTCTGACACACGCTCCAGCACGTCGCTGGGATCGGAGAGCAGCGAGTCATCGCGAGGGGGCAGCCTCAGCCCCACAGCGGGCATCAGTGTGGTGGTCTCTGACCTCTCCAACTCGCCTAGCAACAGCAGCAACCTGACCGCTGACAGCCCAG AGCACACAGCTGACACATCTCCCAAGTTGTCTCCCCTCCGGTGTGACTTTAGCGATGACTTCAATGAAATCACCATAACAGTGCCTCAGATCACTGTGGGCGTCAACGGAACGCACAACATCCAGCCCCAGGACCATGGCACGGGAGATCCAGAAGGTTCCCTCAGCCTGGGACATCTGCAGAAGACTTTGCCTCTCTCCGTGTCATTACAGAACCTCCGCCCAAGGGCCTCCACAGACCTTCTGCACGGCACGGTTGGAGACGGACGCCGCTGGTCTTTTGATAAGGCCGGTGAGGAGGAGACAGCGGCCATAGCGGCAGCCCTGGAGAAAAACTGCCCTGTGCTGGGAGGGGAAGAAGAGGCGGAAAGGAGGAACTCCCTTCCCAACGGAAGGAGCAAGACCGCGGAGGGTCGGACCAGGGGCGAGCCTGAACACAGCACAGCCGCTGAAGGAAAACACAAAGAGTGGTTTGGATCCAAGGAGTTACACTGCAAGCCAAG CCTGGTGGTGTCCACAATACTAGACCCCAACAATGACCCACCCATTCCAACCCTCCCAACTAAACACCACCTCCCGTCTCCCCCTTCAGTTCCTCCCTTTCTTCTTTCCCCCCTGCAACACTCTAACCCCTTCTGTCGCTCACAGCCGGCGGTGACCACCATGTCACCCGGCAAcccttttctctcttttgtccAGCACAATCCTTTCTATGAAGACATGGTAAAGCCACCCCTCAATGCTTCGCTACCTCCTCTGCCCTTCCTTTCCAGTTCCCGGCCGCCCATTGCGCAACTCTTTCCCGAGTCGGGTAGCCTTAACCCAGCCCAGGCCTGTGACAGTCCAAGTTCCGAGGACTTTAGCACTTGCTTCGCCAATGTTTCATCTCCTGTTTCTGTTTCCACGGGAGAGGCTTTGAGCAAAAAGGCTCCGAACCCTTTTACACCTGCTGAGGATCAGGAACCTGACCCAGAGTGGGACGAATCCTTTGAAGTGTTTACATCCTTTAGGCTGCAAATTCCCAAAGACCAGACCACAGCTGACCAAACATGTCAGAGCTTTGCCAGTGCTTTTCCTGAGGAGCACAGCATTAAGGAAGGGACAAATGCCAATGGGAACGACGCACTGAATCCTAAAGCTTCAGGTGTCCTTGTGCATTGTTTGGACCCGATCCCTGAGGATGCAAGCTTTGAGTACCACAACGAAATCTTCAGCACATATGTAATCTCTCCAACATCGTACCCTCACCCTGAATCACATCAAGCTAACAGcatcacaaatacaaatatcttAACAGACACTTATCCCGCAGCCAATCACACTTCCGGTTTACCTGGTCCCGGTTCTTCGGGTATAGGCAGTTCTGTTGATGATGACTTCCTCTCCTGCCTTTCTTCATATTCAGCGTCAGACATGTTCTCAACTTATTCGTCAGATGATACCGAGCCGCAGAAGTGTGAAAGCAGCCTTCTTTGCTTGGAGATCTTGTCTGAATCAGTTCTAACTTCAAAGGATTGTAGATCTGCAGATGATCTTTCAACTGGTGCAGCCCAGCAAATTGTGATTCAGAACCAACAGGGGGCTGTAGAGGCCGACTGGTTAGATCCAAGGAGGTCAGCAGTTCTTACACTTGGATTAGAAGGTGCAGATATACAAACGCCAGCAAACGACGTCCTGCAACCAAAGCCCAACATTTCTCCACACTCTAACCAGGAGACTCCAGAGCAATGCAAAGGGGTTTCCAGTGGATCCATGGAGGAGTTTTCACATCCCAGTGATGAAGCGCGCTCCTCTCTGCCATGTTTCTCCATCCTCACCTCTTCCCCGGACGCTGGGAAGTCTTTGCCCCTTGAGGATGTGGGAGGACAGGATGGTCGTCGACAGTGTCTTGGACATTTTAGGCTTTTTGGGGAACTCCTCACTGTCAACTCGCAGACGTGTGACCAGAGTACCAGCAGCGTTCTCCAAAGCCTCTACAAGAGCGCTGACTCGCAGTGCTACCAAAGCCGGTCTCAACAATCCTCAGAGCGTTCTGGAGTATTAGAACTGACTGAGAAGCTACACTCTGAGAACTCCACCTTCTGTGAAGAGCCTGGAGAGGTTCCGAGCCCAGAGGGTTCTACCAATGGACCAAAGAACCAAACTGACTGGTTTACAGAGTCTCTTGTGATGGAGGACAGAAAAACTACTTGTGAGCCAGGTTTCACTACACATGGTGATAAGAGAATGCAAGTTCTTCCTGGGACTCTAACAGAATTTAAGGTAAAACCCAGCAAGGGGGATCGCTGCGCCGTTCTAGATGACATGTTTGTGAAAAACCCGTTGCCACCACTTCCCACGTTGCACCGCTCCCAGTCTGAGGGAACACTCGCAACTGCATTGGATGAGCTCCTCCCACTATCTTTCTGGAGTGAGTCTTTTGCGCTGCAGAAGTTATCCTCTTCCCAGTGTGATCCTGATCTCCCTTCCCTCTTGACGTCCTCTGCTGCTCCTCTAACTCCTCAAAGTAGCTGCTTCCCATCTTTCCTGTCTACTCTTTCTGACGCTGCTGCGCCACCCAGCGTGCTCGACTCGCCTGCCCGTGCTAAGCCAAAACCCCTGGAGGCGCAGGACTGTCACCAGCCCGCCGCTCATCAGAAGAACAG CCCCCACCTGGTGAAGCCCTTGAGCACCGGCACGCTGGCAGAAGGCCGCTCAGTCCTGGAGAAGCTCAAGTCCACCATCCACCCCGGGAGGAGCAGCCAGCCCAGCGAGCAGGAGGCGGAGAGGAAGAAG CCTCTAACAGAGGGTGCCGGTTCCTACTACCACCTGACCCACAGCCAGCTGATCGGGCTGCTGGTGCAGCGGGAGGCGGAGCTTGAGAGGAAGAAGGCGGAGTTTCAGCAGCAGAAGGCTCTGCTCGCCAAGCGGGAGGTGGAGCTGAGGAGGCTGAAGCCGCAGGTTCGAGATCTGGAGGACTACATTGACACACTGCTGGTGCGCATCATGGAGCAGAAGCCCACCCTCCTGCAAGTGCGCTCCAAGTTGAAATGA